The following is a genomic window from Pseudomonas purpurea.
GGGCGACCACCGGCGAAATGTTGTGGAAGAAGTAGCCGGTAAAGGTGTTGCGGTGCAGCCCGGGGAGGAAGGTCCACCCCAGGTTGCGAATGCCGTGAGCCCGGAAGATATTGGCCCAGACCCGGTCGATCGGACTGTCCAGACGGTCCAGCGAGGTGAACCTTGGCCGGCCGCAATGTTCGACCGGGTCGATGTCCATCGGCGGCACCATGCCGTCACGCCCGACAATCGCCTGGACGAATGCCTCGCTGACGTTGTCGGGGTAGATCAGGTGCGAAATGAACACCCGGTGGCCACGGATCCTGCCGCTGGCGAAGACAAAGCTTTCGCACGGCATGATCTGCGGCAGCGCCAGTTGTGTCTGCACCTTCAGGTCAGCGATGGTCCGCGACGAAGTGATCGAGTTGAGCACCCCGGTCAGCTGCAAGCGCTGCTGGCTGTCCGTGGGGGGCAACGCGAGCACACCGCGCGGGCGACTACTGAGCTCGATGCGCGGTTCTCCAAAGCTCGGCGGGGCAAACAGCAACGCCGCAGGTTTATGGGCATGCGCCGGGCCAATCCATACGCTGGTCATACCTCCAGGACCTGACTGGCGAGCGTGATATCGAAGACGATCTGCCCGTTACTGTCCACGGCCACGATCGACTTGTCCCAGACCACACCGCCCGGTTCCTGCACAGTAGCGGAGCGCGTCAGCCACGGTTGGAAAACCTTGCGACACTCCTGACGCTTGATCTTGCCACTGGAGGTCCGCGGCAAGGTGCCGCCAAACACCAGGACCAGGATCGGCCGAGCCAGTTGATGCTGTTGCCAAAGACGCGTCTTGAGGTCGGCGAACAACGCCGGCACATCGAGAGACTTCAGGGCGCGGCGCTCGATCTCCTGGACGATCACCACCTGCTCAGTATTGCCCAGCTCTACGCTGAATGCTGCGCTGCCATCGGGCCGGAAACTGTCGTGGGTACGCAGCACCGTGTTTTCAATATCACCGGGGTGATGGTTTACGCCGTTAACGATAATCAGGTCCTTGAGACGTCCGGTGACAAACAGTTCGCCGTCGAGCAAAAAGCCCAGGTCGCCGGTGCGGAAAAAACGTGGCCATGGGGTCTGCTCGGGCAGTGCATCACGGAACGCTGCGGCGGTACTGTCGGGGCGCTGCCAGTAACCACTGGCGACGCTGTCACCCACAATGCAAATCTCCCCGACCTGGCCTTCTTCAAGGCGTTGCTCGGTGGCCGGATCACAGATGAACGGCTCACTGCCGGGAATCCCCCGGCCACAACTGACCAGGTTACGAACCCGTGCATCCTGGGGCCGCTCGCTGGTGAACGGCTCGGCGCGGTTGTCCTCCAGCATGGCGGCATGAAAGGGTCGAATCAACGGCTCACGCACCGTGCCGGCGGCGCTGACCATCAGCGTGCCTTCGGCCAGCCCATAGCAAGGGAACGCAGCCGTGCGCGGAAAACCGCACTGTGCAAAGCGCTGATGAAAGGCGTCAATGGTCTGCGCCCGCACATGCTCGGCACCGTTGAACGCCACTTCCCAGCAACTCAGGTCGAGCCCGGCCAGCTCCTCGTCCTTGATTTTGCGCAGGCACAATTCATACGCAAAGTTCGGTCCACCGCTCACCGTGCCACGGTATTTACTGATCGCTTGCAACCAGCGCAACGGCCGTTGCAGAAAGTGAATCGGCGCCAGCAACGTTGATGAGAAGCCCACGAACAACGACTGCAGGATGCCACCGATCAGCCCCATGTCGTGATAAGGCGGCAACCAGCTCACCAGGTGGCTGCCCTGATGAGTCAGGAAGCCACGGCTCATGCTGCGCGAGTTGTGAATCAGGTTTCCGTGCGTCACCGTCACCCCTTTGGGCGTGCCGGTGGAGCCGGAAGTGTATTGCAGAAACGCCAGGTCGCCACGCGACACCGCCACCGGGCGCCATTGCGTCGCGATCGTCTGATCGAGCGCCGAGATGTCCAGCACCAGCGCCGATGATGTGGCTTGTTCAAGCCGGGCGCGGATGGTCGGGGCATCCTCGGCCGTCGCCAATGCGGCTGCCGGTTGGCAGTCATTGATGATCCCGTCGAGCCGGTCCAGGGTTTTGCTCGCACCCGGTGGATAAGCCGGAACCGCCACCAGCCCGGCATACAGGCAAGCCATAAAGCCCGTTACATAGTCGAGGCCAGGCCTGAGCAATATCAGGACCCGGTCGCCGACCACACAATGACGTTGCAGGGTCGCCGCGGCTGCGCGTGCAGCCGTGTCCAGTTCAGCAAAGCTGATCAGTATTTCTTCATCGCGGCCGTTTTGCAGAAAACGATACGCCAGGTGATGGGGGATCGTTCGTGCGTGGTGCTGTAGACATTCCGAAAAATTCACATACGGAACGTCGCGGTCGTGGTCGTTCGTAGTCATTGTTTTTATCCAGGCAGCCATACTTAGCCAAACTCCCGGAACGCCCTGAATCAGGGCGTTCCGCATCCTTTACGCCTGTTCATCCTCTGGGACCGGGCCGCCGAAGTTAATACTCCGAACGGCGTATACCCGCAATTCTGGCCTTCGGCGCATAGTCGATTTCGGGTGTGTGGCGCGCCCGGCGATCGCTGCTGTGCGCCAGATGCTTCTCGCCTGAGTCACGTCGTACTGACAACAAGGCACATCCGTCAGCCGAGCATGTATTGCGCGCTGTGTCATGAGACGCGGCAGCGCGACAAAAACGTCCTGGCCGACCTGAAATCGAGCGCAACAGGAGAGAAAGGGATGTCTTTTACCGAGTACGCTGAATTCGATGCCGTAGGCCTGGCCGAGTTGGTCAGAAACAAGGAAGTGTTGCCCTCCGAATTGACAGAAGAAGCAATTCGACGGATCGAAGCCTTTAACCCGGCAGTCAATGCCGTGGTGTTCAAAGCCTATGACCTGGCCCGCGACATGGCGGCGGCACAAGACCTGGCGACGCCAAGCGGGCCATTGCACGGTGTGCCGTTCTTGCTCAAGGACATCCTCGGCGATTGCCAGGGCCTGCCCTCGACACTCGCCTCTCGTATGCTGTGTGAACGCGTGATGCCACAGGATTGTGAATTGGTCAGCCGGTTTCGGCAGGCCGGCCTGGTGTTCGTCGGCAAAACCAACGCCCCGGAGTTCGGCATCTTGCCGACCACCGAAGGCGCCTTCTATGGCGCCGCGCGTAACCCGTGGAACCTCGAATACTCGACCGGCGGCTCCAGCGGTGGCGCGGCGGCGGCCGTCGCCACCGGCATGGTGCCGGCGGCCCACGGCAACGACGGCGGTGGCTCGATCCGCATCCCGGCGTCGTGCTGCGGGCTGGTCGGGTTAAAACCGACCCGCGCGCGCAACTCCCTGGCGCCGGACTTCGGTGAATTGCTCAGTGGCCTGCTCGACGAGCATGTGCTGACCCGCTCAGTGCGTGACAGCGCCGCCATCCTCGACGCCACCCACGGCATGGTCCCCGGCGACCCATACCGTGCGCCGACCATGCACGGCAGCTTCTTGCAGCAACTGTCGATTGAACCCGGACGCCTGCGCATCGCCTTCTCCCGAGTCGACCCGGCCGGGCGACCGCTGCACGCCGATTGCGTCGCGGCGGTGGAACACACGGCCAAGCTGTTGCTGTCCCTGGGGCATGAGGTCGAAGAAGCCTCGCCGCAGATTGATCAAGCGAGTTTCGTCGACG
Proteins encoded in this region:
- a CDS encoding LuxR C-terminal-related transcriptional regulator, which gives rise to MTSVWIGPAHAHKPAALLFAPPSFGEPRIELSSRPRGVLALPPTDSQQRLQLTGVLNSITSSRTIADLKVQTQLALPQIMPCESFVFASGRIRGHRVFISHLIYPDNVSEAFVQAIVGRDGMVPPMDIDPVEHCGRPRFTSLDRLDSPIDRVWANIFRAHGIRNLGWTFLPGLHRNTFTGYFFHNISPVVAHESKMRMMVFAPYLHIALNRALGSKLLRHQQSRDPHQQLISILSNREAEIARWVSRGKTNWEIGQILGISDKTVKTHMQNIFFKLEASSRAQVAALFSDE
- a CDS encoding fatty acyl-AMP ligase; this translates as MTTNDHDRDVPYVNFSECLQHHARTIPHHLAYRFLQNGRDEEILISFAELDTAARAAAATLQRHCVVGDRVLILLRPGLDYVTGFMACLYAGLVAVPAYPPGASKTLDRLDGIINDCQPAAALATAEDAPTIRARLEQATSSALVLDISALDQTIATQWRPVAVSRGDLAFLQYTSGSTGTPKGVTVTHGNLIHNSRSMSRGFLTHQGSHLVSWLPPYHDMGLIGGILQSLFVGFSSTLLAPIHFLQRPLRWLQAISKYRGTVSGGPNFAYELCLRKIKDEELAGLDLSCWEVAFNGAEHVRAQTIDAFHQRFAQCGFPRTAAFPCYGLAEGTLMVSAAGTVREPLIRPFHAAMLEDNRAEPFTSERPQDARVRNLVSCGRGIPGSEPFICDPATEQRLEEGQVGEICIVGDSVASGYWQRPDSTAAAFRDALPEQTPWPRFFRTGDLGFLLDGELFVTGRLKDLIIVNGVNHHPGDIENTVLRTHDSFRPDGSAAFSVELGNTEQVVIVQEIERRALKSLDVPALFADLKTRLWQQHQLARPILVLVFGGTLPRTSSGKIKRQECRKVFQPWLTRSATVQEPGGVVWDKSIVAVDSNGQIVFDITLASQVLEV
- a CDS encoding amidase family protein, encoding MSFTEYAEFDAVGLAELVRNKEVLPSELTEEAIRRIEAFNPAVNAVVFKAYDLARDMAAAQDLATPSGPLHGVPFLLKDILGDCQGLPSTLASRMLCERVMPQDCELVSRFRQAGLVFVGKTNAPEFGILPTTEGAFYGAARNPWNLEYSTGGSSGGAAAAVATGMVPAAHGNDGGGSIRIPASCCGLVGLKPTRARNSLAPDFGELLSGLLDEHVLTRSVRDSAAILDATHGMVPGDPYRAPTMHGSFLQQLSIEPGRLRIAFSRVDPAGRPLHADCVAAVEHTAKLLLSLGHEVEEASPQIDQASFVDAFSALWFSGIAFAVELMSLQLGRGPRPGELEGFTQGVHQRGLGMSAVDYQMSELVLQQAGREMARFHQTYDCWLTPTLAAPPLRNGVVDVQQSDVEKVYSPMLDYSPFTAIHNASGQPAISLPLHWNAEGLPIGLMLSAGVGEEALLLRLAGQLEHAQPWKNRRPPLFLQPLSREALAG